The Pseudomonas kermanshahensis genome includes a window with the following:
- the ppk2 gene encoding polyphosphate kinase 2, which yields MSKSAKKKDPQAQPEKLGGKAYEKALKHLHVELVKLQEWVVAKGLKVCIVFEGRDGAGKGGTIKALTERVSPRVFRVVALPAPTEREKTQMYVQRYLGHLPAAGEVVIFDRSWYNRAGVERVMGFCSDEQANKFLTVVPLFEKMMVESGIILIKYWLEVSAEEQTRRLQDRINDGRKLWKLSPMDLKSYTRWDDYTKARDDMFAASDSSWAPWFMAHSNDKRRARLNIISHLLGRIPYKDITRDQVVKLPKRGKVGKYKAVNYPFKVVEARY from the coding sequence ATGTCGAAGTCAGCCAAGAAGAAGGACCCTCAGGCACAGCCCGAAAAATTGGGCGGCAAGGCCTACGAGAAGGCGCTCAAGCACCTTCACGTCGAGTTGGTGAAGCTGCAGGAATGGGTCGTGGCCAAGGGCCTGAAGGTGTGCATCGTCTTTGAAGGCCGCGATGGTGCGGGCAAGGGCGGGACCATCAAGGCCCTCACCGAGCGGGTCAGCCCTCGGGTGTTCCGTGTGGTGGCGCTGCCAGCGCCGACCGAGCGGGAAAAAACCCAGATGTACGTGCAACGCTACCTGGGCCATTTGCCTGCTGCAGGCGAGGTGGTGATCTTCGACCGCAGTTGGTACAACCGCGCCGGTGTCGAGCGGGTGATGGGGTTTTGCAGCGATGAACAGGCCAACAAGTTTCTCACTGTGGTGCCGTTGTTCGAGAAGATGATGGTTGAGTCGGGGATCATCCTCATCAAGTACTGGCTGGAGGTCAGCGCCGAAGAGCAGACCCGCCGCCTGCAGGACCGCATCAATGACGGCCGCAAGCTGTGGAAGCTGTCGCCGATGGACCTGAAGTCGTATACCCGCTGGGATGACTACACCAAAGCCCGCGATGACATGTTCGCCGCGTCGGATTCCTCCTGGGCGCCATGGTTCATGGCCCACTCCAACGACAAGCGGCGCGCACGGCTGAACATCATCAGCCACCTGCTCGGCCGCATTCCCTACAAGGACATCACCCGCGACCAGGTCGTGAAATTGCCCAAGCGCGGCAAGGTCGGCAAGTACAAGGCGGTGAACTACCCGTTCAAGGTTGTCGAAGCGCGTTACTGA
- a CDS encoding AI-2E family transporter: protein MQPSFKLDSALSQGLLDVLIKAGLVAALVIFSFQVFQPFLELMLWAVILAVTLYPLHCRITRRWGLKDGYAATVVVLLVLVVLLVPIYLVVVSITESVDSMLTLLKSGAWSVPTPPESVASWPLIGPRLYALWLAASESLSGVLNSMMPQLKDAGRVLLGAAASAGGAFLMFIAAIIISGVIMAFGARGELAAQRIAMRVSGEQRGRSIAKLCTATIRAVAQGVIGIAFIQMLLIGVGFVIKGVPGAGMLAIAILMLGIAQAPATLITLPVIAYVFHAEGFTLATIVFAVYTFVAGLADNVLKPLLLGRGVDVPMPVVLIGALGGMVVKGIIGLFIGPVILGVTYVLFWQWVALQVPENPVEPSA, encoded by the coding sequence ATGCAGCCGAGTTTCAAGCTGGACAGCGCCCTGTCGCAGGGCTTGCTCGATGTCTTGATCAAGGCAGGCTTGGTGGCTGCCCTGGTGATCTTCTCCTTCCAGGTGTTCCAGCCGTTCCTCGAGCTGATGCTGTGGGCGGTGATCCTGGCCGTCACGCTGTACCCGCTGCACTGCCGCATCACGCGGCGCTGGGGGCTCAAGGATGGCTATGCGGCGACAGTAGTGGTGCTGCTGGTACTGGTGGTGTTGCTGGTGCCGATCTATCTGGTGGTGGTGTCGATCACCGAGTCGGTGGACAGCATGCTGACGCTGCTCAAGAGCGGCGCCTGGAGCGTACCGACACCCCCCGAATCGGTGGCTTCCTGGCCGTTGATCGGGCCGCGCCTGTATGCCTTGTGGCTGGCAGCATCCGAGAGCCTGAGCGGGGTGCTCAACAGCATGATGCCGCAGCTCAAGGACGCCGGGCGAGTGCTGCTGGGGGCCGCGGCCAGTGCCGGGGGGGCGTTTTTGATGTTCATCGCGGCGATCATCATCTCGGGGGTGATCATGGCCTTCGGCGCGCGTGGCGAGCTGGCGGCGCAGCGCATTGCCATGCGCGTATCCGGCGAGCAGCGCGGCAGGTCGATTGCCAAGCTGTGCACCGCCACCATTCGCGCCGTCGCCCAGGGCGTAATCGGCATCGCCTTCATCCAGATGCTGCTGATCGGCGTTGGCTTTGTTATCAAGGGCGTGCCGGGGGCGGGAATGTTGGCGATTGCCATCCTCATGCTGGGTATTGCCCAGGCGCCGGCCACGCTGATCACGCTACCGGTGATCGCCTACGTGTTCCATGCCGAGGGCTTCACCCTGGCGACCATCGTGTTTGCCGTCTACACCTTCGTCGCCGGCCTCGCTGACAATGTGCTCAAGCCCCTGCTGCTGGGGCGCGGGGTCGATGTGCCGATGCCTGTCGTGCTGATCGGCGCACTGGGCGGCATGGTGGTCAAAGGCATTATCGGCCTGTTCATCGGCCCGGTGATTCTTGGCGTGACCTATGTGTTGTTCTGGCAATGGGTCGCGCTGCAGGTACCCGAAAACCCTGTCGAACCGTCGGCCTGA
- the ycaC gene encoding isochorismate family cysteine hydrolase YcaC encodes MAFQYKRLDKNNAAVLLVDHQAGLLSLVRDIDPDRFKNNVLALADLAQYFKLPTILTTSFETGPNGPLVPELKAQFPDAPYIARPGNINAWDNEDFVKAVKATGKKQLLIAGVVTEVCVAFPALSALEEGFEVFVVTDASGTFNELTRDSAWRRMEAAGAQLMTWFGVACELHRDWRNDVEGLGTLFSNHLPDYRNLMTSYDKLAK; translated from the coding sequence CAACGCCGCAGTCCTGCTGGTCGATCACCAGGCGGGTTTGCTTTCGCTGGTGCGTGACATCGACCCGGACCGCTTCAAGAACAACGTCCTGGCCCTGGCAGACCTGGCCCAGTACTTCAAGCTGCCGACCATCCTCACCACCAGCTTCGAAACCGGCCCCAACGGCCCGTTGGTCCCCGAGCTCAAGGCGCAGTTCCCCGATGCCCCCTACATCGCTCGCCCCGGCAACATCAACGCCTGGGACAACGAAGACTTCGTCAAGGCCGTCAAGGCCACGGGCAAGAAGCAACTGTTGATCGCCGGTGTAGTGACTGAGGTCTGTGTCGCGTTCCCGGCACTGTCGGCACTGGAGGAGGGCTTTGAGGTGTTCGTCGTCACCGACGCCTCTGGCACCTTCAACGAATTGACCCGCGATTCGGCCTGGCGGCGTATGGAGGCTGCCGGGGCACAACTGATGACCTGGTTCGGCGTGGCCTGCGAGCTGCACCGCGACTGGCGTAATGACGTCGAAGGGCTGGGGACGCTGTTCTCCAACCACCTTCCCGATTACCGCAACCTGATGACCAGTTACGACAAGCTGGCCAAGTAG
- a CDS encoding monovalent cation:proton antiporter-2 (CPA2) family protein, producing MPHDGSLLQATVVFLLAVVLLVPLAQRLKLGAVPGYLLAGILIGPSVLGLLGNPDNVARLSEMGVVMLLFVIGLELSPRRLWTMRRALFGVGSLQVGLTAAVLGLLAYWLFGQSKAAAVVLGLGLALSSTAFGLQVLAERKDLGKPHGRLAVAILLFQDIAAIPLIAVVPLLGGDVSRADEGTWPLVGVAVGIGVIIIGGRYLMTPVFKWTVGSGLPELSTATALLVVLGTAWVMEHVGISMALGAFLAGVLMAESPFRHELETQIEPLKGLLLGLFFVGVGMSADLRLLFGMPLAVLGLTLLLVGVKLPLLVALGRTAGGLNRPQALCLGVVLASGGEFAFVVFKLALEHQVLEQQVHDLLVLAITLSMAVVPLVMMALSRQLRDPDATRPTPETDH from the coding sequence ATGCCACATGACGGCAGCTTGCTCCAGGCAACGGTGGTGTTCCTCTTGGCCGTGGTACTGCTGGTGCCGCTGGCGCAGCGTTTGAAACTGGGGGCCGTGCCGGGGTATCTGCTGGCCGGCATCCTCATCGGCCCTTCGGTGCTGGGTTTGCTGGGTAACCCGGATAACGTCGCACGCCTGTCAGAGATGGGCGTGGTGATGCTGCTGTTCGTCATTGGCCTCGAGCTTTCGCCACGCCGCCTGTGGACCATGCGCCGGGCGCTTTTCGGCGTTGGCTCGTTGCAGGTCGGGCTGACCGCTGCGGTGCTTGGCCTGCTCGCCTATTGGCTGTTCGGCCAATCGAAGGCGGCGGCCGTCGTGCTGGGGCTGGGGCTGGCCCTGTCGTCCACGGCGTTTGGCTTGCAGGTGCTGGCCGAGCGCAAGGACCTGGGCAAGCCTCACGGGCGCCTGGCGGTCGCGATTCTGCTGTTCCAGGACATTGCCGCCATCCCCCTGATTGCCGTGGTGCCCTTGCTGGGCGGTGATGTCAGCCGCGCTGATGAAGGGACGTGGCCGCTGGTGGGCGTGGCGGTCGGCATCGGCGTGATCATTATTGGGGGCCGGTACCTGATGACCCCCGTATTCAAATGGACGGTCGGCTCCGGGTTGCCGGAGCTGTCCACCGCTACCGCGTTGCTGGTAGTACTGGGCACCGCTTGGGTGATGGAGCATGTCGGCATCTCGATGGCGCTTGGTGCGTTTCTCGCTGGCGTATTGATGGCCGAGTCGCCGTTCCGTCACGAGCTCGAAACCCAGATCGAACCCCTCAAAGGCCTGTTGCTGGGGCTGTTTTTCGTCGGCGTGGGCATGAGCGCCGATTTGCGCCTGCTGTTCGGCATGCCCTTGGCGGTGCTGGGGCTTACGTTGCTGCTGGTGGGCGTCAAGCTACCGCTGTTGGTGGCTTTGGGCCGTACGGCCGGAGGGCTGAACCGACCCCAGGCGTTGTGCCTGGGCGTGGTGTTGGCATCTGGCGGTGAGTTTGCGTTCGTGGTGTTCAAGCTGGCGCTTGAGCACCAGGTGCTCGAGCAGCAGGTGCATGACCTGTTGGTGCTGGCCATCACCCTGTCGATGGCGGTGGTGCCGTTGGTGATGATGGCCCTGAGCCGACAGTTGCGCGACCCCGACGCCACCCGCCCCACGCCTGAAACCGATCACTGA